In Candidatus Acidiferrales bacterium, the sequence ACCGAGCGGGCGACGAAGGTGGCCTCGGCGCCGAGCGCCAGTGCCAGCGGGAGGAACGGCCGGTCCGGAGAGCCGTAGGGAGTGGACTTGGCCTTCTTGCCGAGCTCGGAGGTGGGCGAGTACTGGCCCTTGGTAAGGCCATAGATGCGGTTGTTGAAGAGCAGCACTTTGATGCCGACGTTGCGGCGCAGCATGTGGATAGTGTGGTTGCCGCCGATGGAAAGCGAGTCGCCATCGCCGGTAGCCACCCAGACATCGAGGTCGGGCCGGGTGATCTTGATGCCGGTGGCGACGGCGGGCGCGCGACCGTGGATGGAGTGGAAGCCGTAGGTGTTCATGTAATAGGGGAAGCGGCTGGAGCAGCCGATGCCCGAAACAATCACGAACTTCTCGCGCGGGATGCCCAGTTCAGGGAACACCTGCTGGACGGCGGCGAGAATGGCGTAGTCGCCGCAGCCGGGGCACCAGCGGATTTCCTGGTCGGTCTGGAAATCCTTCTTCGTGTAAACGGGCAGTGTGGCCGTGGTCATGTCAGTTGTTCCCTCCCCGCATCGCCACAGCAGGCGCGGGCAAACTCGCCAGCACCTCTTCAATCTTCGCTTCGATTTCCGACTG encodes:
- a CDS encoding 2-oxoacid:ferredoxin oxidoreductase subunit beta is translated as MTTATLPVYTKKDFQTDQEIRWCPGCGDYAILAAVQQVFPELGIPREKFVIVSGIGCSSRFPYYMNTYGFHSIHGRAPAVATGIKITRPDLDVWVATGDGDSLSIGGNHTIHMLRRNVGIKVLLFNNRIYGLTKGQYSPTSELGKKAKSTPYGSPDRPFLPLALALGAEATFVARSV